One segment of Pandoraea pnomenusa DNA contains the following:
- a CDS encoding MBL fold metallo-hydrolase, which produces MSDRPEASSAPSSLRLAASLVVLRERASGMEVLLLRRAVRANDHSSDAYVFPGGVVDAGDRRAHLTCPRLDDATASRRLKVPQGGLDYFIGAIRECFEETGVLFADDLSGAPIDGARLAAMRAQRDALHDGKIDIASLCRAFDVHLAVQRLQYLSHWVTPLNLPKRFDTRFFLASVPEGQNVEVDALETVAHRWMRPAYALTYADQLRLLPPTRKLLEWLTRMKTVDEAMSAAAALDHVPRIQPRLALGKRGRWPVAPDDPAWAELVLTDPQDTATGSYEIVPGRVTALIPGVLRVTAANPGMMTGPGTNTYLVGGGPENAWAVIDPGPDDPMHIDAILAAAPGPIRQIFVTHTHRDHSPAARALKQTTGALTYGMRALHDDGQDTSFDPDVALADGDAVTLPDGRILQAIHTPGHAANHLCYALDGAGLVFTGDHVMQGSTVVINPPDGHMATYLASLAKLAARAPAWLAPGHGFVMDRPAQRIARLVDHRLAREARTVDALAQLGATTLDALTPVVYRDVPVGRHGVARRSLRAHLDKLREDGRVRLSADGEWQLTGDG; this is translated from the coding sequence ATGTCCGATCGTCCCGAAGCTTCTTCGGCCCCGTCCAGCCTTCGCCTGGCGGCCAGCCTCGTGGTGCTGCGCGAACGCGCGAGCGGCATGGAGGTGCTATTGCTGCGACGCGCCGTTCGCGCCAACGATCACAGCTCCGATGCGTACGTCTTTCCCGGCGGGGTCGTCGATGCCGGCGACCGGCGCGCCCACCTCACCTGCCCCCGGCTCGACGACGCCACGGCAAGCCGGCGACTGAAAGTGCCGCAGGGCGGTCTCGATTACTTCATCGGCGCGATCCGCGAGTGTTTCGAGGAGACGGGCGTGCTGTTTGCAGACGACCTCTCGGGTGCGCCGATCGACGGCGCACGGTTGGCGGCCATGCGGGCACAACGCGACGCCCTGCACGACGGCAAGATCGACATCGCATCGCTGTGCCGCGCGTTCGACGTCCATCTCGCGGTGCAGCGGTTGCAGTATCTGAGCCATTGGGTCACGCCGCTGAACCTGCCCAAGCGTTTCGATACGCGTTTTTTCCTGGCATCGGTTCCCGAGGGCCAGAACGTCGAGGTCGATGCGCTCGAGACCGTTGCACACCGGTGGATGCGTCCGGCCTACGCGCTCACGTATGCCGATCAGCTGCGATTGCTGCCGCCCACGCGCAAACTGCTCGAATGGCTCACTCGCATGAAGACGGTCGACGAAGCGATGTCGGCTGCCGCGGCGTTGGACCACGTGCCACGCATCCAGCCGCGCCTCGCGCTGGGCAAACGCGGGCGGTGGCCCGTCGCGCCCGACGATCCGGCATGGGCCGAGTTGGTGCTCACCGATCCGCAGGACACCGCCACCGGCAGTTACGAAATCGTGCCGGGCCGCGTGACGGCACTGATACCTGGCGTGCTGCGGGTGACCGCGGCCAATCCCGGGATGATGACCGGCCCCGGCACGAACACGTATCTGGTGGGCGGTGGGCCGGAGAATGCATGGGCGGTGATCGATCCGGGCCCCGACGATCCCATGCACATCGATGCGATCCTGGCGGCGGCGCCCGGCCCCATCCGGCAGATTTTCGTCACGCACACGCATCGCGATCACTCACCCGCCGCCCGAGCGCTGAAGCAGACGACCGGTGCACTGACCTACGGCATGCGCGCCCTGCATGACGACGGGCAGGACACGTCATTCGATCCGGACGTCGCGCTCGCGGACGGGGATGCCGTCACATTGCCCGATGGCCGGATCCTGCAGGCGATACATACGCCCGGTCATGCCGCCAATCATCTCTGTTACGCGCTTGACGGGGCGGGCCTCGTCTTCACGGGCGATCACGTCATGCAAGGCTCGACCGTCGTCATCAATCCGCCGGACGGTCACATGGCGACCTATCTCGCCTCGCTCGCCAAGCTCGCGGCACGGGCGCCGGCATGGCTGGCGCCGGGGCATGGCTTCGTGATGGATCGTCCGGCGCAGCGCATCGCACGGCTCGTCGACCATCGGCTTGCGCGCGAGGCCCGCACGGTCGACGCGCTTGCGCAACTAGGTGCGACGACGCTCGACGCGCTCACGCCGGTGGTGTATCGCGACGTGCCCGTGGGACGTCATGGGGTTGCACGCCGCTCGCTGCGCGCCCATCTCGACAAGCTGCGGGAAGACGGTCGGGTGCGCTTATCGGCGGATGGCGAATGGCAGCTGACGGGCGACGGCTGA
- a CDS encoding carboxymuconolactone decarboxylase family protein, with protein sequence MTRLNWSEIAPDGAKALFGIHHYVTKSTDLPEELIHLVFLRVSQINGCAHCIDMHSRDLRKTMSIDKVTLVPVWDEVPHLFSDQERAALAWAEEVTRVSETHASDDAYANVSAAFSPKDLVDLTITIAAMNAFNRLGAPFRLPVAAKM encoded by the coding sequence ATGACACGCTTGAACTGGAGCGAGATCGCCCCGGACGGCGCAAAGGCGCTTTTCGGTATCCATCACTATGTGACCAAAAGCACTGACCTGCCCGAGGAACTCATTCATCTTGTGTTCCTCCGTGTTTCACAGATCAACGGATGTGCCCATTGCATCGACATGCACAGTCGCGATCTTAGAAAGACCATGTCTATCGACAAGGTCACGCTGGTGCCGGTGTGGGACGAAGTCCCGCACCTGTTCTCCGATCAGGAGCGCGCCGCCTTGGCTTGGGCCGAAGAGGTGACTCGCGTCAGCGAAACCCATGCTTCGGATGACGCCTACGCGAACGTCTCGGCAGCGTTCTCGCCGAAGGATCTCGTCGATCTCACGATAACGATTGCCGCGATGAACGCTTTCAACCGTCTCGGCGCCCCGTTCCGACTACCTGTCGCCGCCAAAATGTGA
- a CDS encoding SDR family NAD(P)-dependent oxidoreductase → MKTFADKVAAITGAGSGMGRSLALALARHGAHLALSDIDEAGLAATVAACRDFGVRVTSQRLDVAERDAVFAWAARSAAAHGKIHLLFNNAGVSLSVPVATARLEDIEWLMNINFWGVVHGTQAFLPYLTASGEGHLVNTSSLFGIIAMPTQSAYNASKFAVRGFTEALRMELDLMHSPVSCTCVHPGGVATNIVQTSRIDDSIAALTGLDAQTHRRRANRLIDVTSADAAANQILAGVRRNARRVLVGADARRVDKLARLLGAGYQAVVVWLYRRTAMSRTSRLPHEHPTAGTDATTRSTAAE, encoded by the coding sequence ATGAAGACGTTCGCGGACAAGGTCGCGGCCATTACCGGCGCCGGTTCCGGCATGGGGCGCTCGCTGGCGCTGGCACTGGCGCGTCACGGGGCGCATCTCGCCCTGTCCGACATCGACGAGGCCGGTCTCGCGGCCACCGTCGCCGCTTGCCGGGACTTCGGCGTACGCGTGACATCGCAACGGCTCGACGTGGCCGAGCGCGACGCGGTCTTCGCCTGGGCTGCGCGGAGTGCGGCGGCGCACGGCAAAATTCATCTGCTCTTCAACAACGCCGGGGTCTCATTGTCCGTTCCGGTGGCCACGGCCAGGCTCGAGGACATCGAGTGGCTGATGAACATCAACTTCTGGGGCGTGGTGCACGGCACGCAAGCGTTTCTCCCCTATCTCACGGCATCCGGCGAAGGCCATCTCGTGAACACGTCGAGTCTGTTCGGTATCATCGCGATGCCCACGCAGTCGGCCTATAACGCGAGCAAATTCGCGGTGCGCGGATTTACCGAGGCGCTGCGCATGGAGCTCGACCTCATGCACTCCCCTGTGTCCTGCACATGCGTGCATCCCGGGGGAGTTGCCACCAACATCGTGCAAACCTCCCGCATCGACGACAGCATTGCCGCCCTTACCGGCCTCGATGCACAAACGCACCGCCGACGTGCGAACCGTCTGATCGACGTGACGAGTGCCGATGCGGCGGCCAACCAGATCCTCGCAGGGGTGCGGCGCAACGCCCGGCGCGTGCTCGTGGGCGCCGACGCCCGCCGCGTCGACAAGCTCGCGCGCCTGCTCGGCGCCGGCTATCAGGCTGTCGTCGTGTGGCTGTACCGCCGCACCGCAATGTCGCGCACTTCGCGCCTCCCGCACGAGCACCCCACCGCGGGGACGGACGCGACAACCCGCTCCACGGCGGCAGAATAA
- a CDS encoding alpha/beta fold hydrolase has translation MLIAYLLACLVLVTAVVVLVLMRLTRRVARRAQAAIPPDGKFLEIDGERLHYVDFGHGPAVVFIHGLCGQLRNFAYLPLDALARTHRVILVDRPGSGYSTRSQPDDAAIATQAGVVAQLIDRLSLDRPLVVGHSLGGAIALALALDHPERVGALALIAPLTQPVHDVPGPFRALAIRSAWWRRCVAHTLAVPMGMLTGRATLAHVFAPEDPPGDFLIRGGGVLGFRPGNFEASSGDLLAAERDMPGLAARYSALAVPVDILYGRQDRILDARVHGESMPSIQPRVRLSLVDGGHMLPVTQPEMTMQWLLDVAARNPSATYYGVRNAPTVSTHTANDAA, from the coding sequence ATGCTTATCGCTTACCTTCTTGCCTGCCTCGTCCTCGTGACTGCCGTCGTCGTGCTGGTGCTCATGCGCCTGACACGCCGCGTGGCGCGTCGCGCGCAAGCGGCGATTCCGCCGGACGGCAAATTCCTGGAGATCGACGGCGAGCGTTTGCATTATGTGGATTTCGGCCATGGCCCGGCCGTCGTGTTCATTCATGGCCTGTGCGGCCAATTGCGCAACTTCGCCTATCTGCCGCTCGACGCACTCGCGCGCACCCATCGGGTGATCCTCGTGGACCGCCCAGGCTCCGGATACTCGACCCGTTCGCAACCTGACGACGCCGCGATCGCGACGCAGGCCGGCGTCGTGGCCCAACTGATCGACAGACTCTCGCTCGACCGGCCGCTGGTCGTGGGCCACTCGCTGGGCGGCGCGATTGCGCTCGCGCTGGCGCTCGACCATCCGGAACGCGTGGGTGCGCTCGCGCTGATCGCGCCGCTCACGCAGCCGGTACACGACGTGCCGGGGCCGTTCCGGGCGCTCGCGATTCGTAGCGCCTGGTGGCGCCGCTGCGTTGCCCACACGCTGGCCGTTCCCATGGGCATGCTGACGGGACGCGCGACGCTCGCGCACGTCTTCGCGCCGGAAGACCCGCCCGGCGACTTTCTCATTCGGGGCGGCGGCGTGCTCGGCTTCCGGCCGGGCAACTTCGAAGCGAGCAGCGGTGACCTGCTTGCAGCCGAGCGCGACATGCCCGGCCTGGCCGCGCGCTACAGCGCGCTGGCGGTTCCGGTCGACATTCTCTACGGCCGTCAGGACCGCATTCTCGACGCCCGAGTGCATGGGGAGTCGATGCCGTCGATCCAACCCCGTGTGCGGCTCTCGCTGGTGGATGGCGGACACATGCTGCCCGTGACGCAACCTGAAATGACGATGCAGTGGCTCCTGGACGTGGCGGCGCGCAACCCATCGGCGACGTACTACGGCGTACGCAACGCACCGACCGTCTCGACGCATACGGCCAACGACGCGGCTTGA
- a CDS encoding flavin-containing monooxygenase — protein sequence MTAHRTASETPDTAPTALDVIVVGAGLSGIAAAHYLRERCPGTRFAMLEARASLGGTWDLFRYPGVRSDSDMFTLGFSFRPWASHQAIADGGKILDYLKDTAHAEGLDGVIRYGHKVREARWDSDIARWTVDVERTHADGRRDSQTLTCRFLFMCSGYYAYDAGHAPTWPGMETFAGRVVHPQHWPAGLDYRDKRVVIIGSGATAVTLLPSLAVTAAHVTMLQRSPSYILSMPQRDGVADRLRAWLPAGVAHRIVRMKNVLVTLAFYNAARRWPNAVRRVLIRRAAQQVQGHADVARDLTPRYNPWDQRLCLAPNGDIFKALRGERAAIVTDEIASFTPRGLMLKSGKTLDADIVVTATGLRVQLMGGARLLVDGKPVVLSESVAYKGMMYSDVPNLASIFGYTNASWTLKAELIAQYVCRLINHMNALGADTCVPRLRDGEHAALPAIGLTSGYIQRAAGVLPKQGGRRPWVFYQSYLRDLRLMRWGRLEDGAMQFERRATRAVERDGPKASGPDVSNVPDASNVSDAPTACREAGAVSR from the coding sequence ATGACGGCACACCGCACCGCCTCCGAGACGCCCGACACAGCGCCGACCGCACTCGACGTCATCGTCGTCGGCGCGGGCTTGTCGGGCATTGCCGCCGCGCACTACCTGCGCGAGCGCTGCCCCGGCACCCGTTTCGCCATGCTCGAAGCCCGCGCGTCGCTGGGCGGCACCTGGGATCTCTTTCGCTACCCGGGCGTGCGCTCGGATTCCGACATGTTCACGCTGGGCTTCAGCTTCCGGCCGTGGGCGAGCCATCAGGCCATTGCCGACGGCGGCAAGATTCTCGACTACCTCAAGGACACCGCGCACGCCGAAGGACTCGACGGGGTGATTCGCTACGGCCACAAAGTGCGCGAAGCGCGTTGGGACTCGGACATCGCGCGCTGGACGGTGGATGTCGAGCGCACACACGCCGACGGCCGCAGGGATTCGCAAACGCTCACCTGTCGCTTCCTTTTCATGTGCAGCGGGTACTACGCATACGACGCCGGACATGCGCCCACTTGGCCGGGCATGGAGACGTTCGCGGGGCGGGTGGTGCATCCGCAGCACTGGCCCGCCGGGCTCGACTATCGCGACAAGCGCGTCGTGATCATCGGCAGCGGCGCCACGGCCGTCACACTGCTGCCCAGCCTGGCCGTCACGGCGGCGCACGTCACCATGCTGCAGCGCTCGCCGAGTTACATCCTGTCGATGCCCCAGCGCGACGGGGTGGCCGACCGCCTTCGCGCCTGGCTGCCCGCCGGGGTCGCACACCGTATCGTTCGCATGAAGAACGTGCTGGTCACGCTGGCCTTCTACAACGCCGCGCGACGGTGGCCGAACGCCGTTCGCCGGGTGTTGATCCGGCGTGCGGCGCAACAGGTTCAGGGCCATGCCGACGTGGCCCGCGATCTCACCCCGCGCTACAACCCGTGGGACCAGCGGCTTTGCCTCGCGCCGAACGGAGACATCTTCAAGGCGCTGCGCGGCGAACGCGCCGCCATCGTGACCGACGAGATCGCGTCGTTCACGCCGCGCGGGCTCATGCTCAAGAGCGGCAAGACGCTCGACGCCGATATTGTCGTCACGGCCACGGGGTTGCGCGTGCAACTGATGGGCGGTGCGCGCCTGCTCGTCGACGGCAAACCCGTGGTGCTGTCCGAATCGGTCGCCTACAAGGGCATGATGTACAGCGACGTGCCAAATCTCGCGTCGATCTTCGGCTACACCAACGCCTCGTGGACGCTCAAGGCCGAACTCATCGCGCAGTACGTGTGCCGTCTCATCAATCACATGAACGCGTTGGGCGCGGATACGTGCGTGCCGCGTCTGCGCGACGGCGAGCATGCGGCACTGCCCGCCATCGGCCTCACCTCGGGCTACATCCAGCGCGCCGCCGGCGTACTGCCGAAGCAAGGCGGACGCAGGCCCTGGGTGTTCTATCAGAGCTATCTGCGCGACCTGAGACTCATGCGGTGGGGGCGCCTCGAGGACGGCGCGATGCAGTTCGAACGTCGCGCCACGCGAGCGGTCGAACGGGACGGACCGAAGGCTTCGGGGCCGGACGTGTCGAATGTGCCGGACGCATCAAACGTGTCCGATGCACCGACGGCGTGCCGCGAAGCCGGGGCGGTGTCGCGATAG
- a CDS encoding SAM-dependent methyltransferase, producing the protein MAQITTGIRAILSSPAVYDFVQNALGAKRGRRDFVTEFVRPVPGQRILDIGCGTAEILPFLPEVDYEGFDISPGYIAAAQQRHAGRGRFHCRLFTRDDANRIQPADIVLAVGLLHHLNDEDASEFIALARDALRPGGRLVTLDPCYDTQQSAIARYLVSKDRGQNVRDALGYQALFSSHFPVAECRVRHRTWIPYTHCAMVATKPIAQPHGEPVAA; encoded by the coding sequence ATGGCCCAGATCACCACCGGCATTCGTGCGATTCTCTCTTCGCCAGCAGTTTACGATTTCGTTCAGAATGCACTGGGTGCCAAGCGAGGTCGGCGTGACTTTGTCACCGAATTCGTGCGGCCCGTGCCGGGCCAGCGGATTCTCGACATAGGGTGTGGGACCGCCGAGATACTGCCGTTTCTTCCCGAGGTCGATTACGAAGGGTTCGACATCAGTCCCGGGTACATCGCTGCCGCGCAGCAGCGTCACGCAGGCCGAGGGCGATTTCACTGTCGTCTCTTTACCAGGGACGATGCGAACAGGATCCAGCCCGCGGACATTGTGCTGGCTGTGGGCTTGCTGCACCATTTGAACGACGAAGACGCATCGGAATTCATTGCGCTTGCACGCGACGCGCTTCGCCCCGGCGGTCGACTCGTTACGCTCGATCCCTGCTACGACACCCAACAATCCGCCATCGCGCGATATCTGGTGAGCAAGGATCGAGGCCAGAACGTCCGAGACGCACTGGGCTATCAGGCCTTGTTCTCATCGCATTTCCCGGTGGCAGAGTGCCGGGTTCGCCACCGAACCTGGATTCCCTACACTCACTGCGCCATGGTGGCGACCAAGCCAATTGCGCAGCCTCATGGCGAACCCGTCGCCGCTTGA